From the Anopheles merus strain MAF chromosome 2L, AmerM5.1, whole genome shotgun sequence genome, the window CCGTACTCAGCGCATGAAGCAGCGCAAGAAGGAGTTTCTGAAGCGATGCAGCACCATCAAGCGGGTGCTGAACGATACGACTTTTAAGAAGGATCCCAAGAAGATGATTGCCGATCACATCAGGAATACGCGCCGCGAGCAGTTGGAGCTGCTGATGAAAGGTGCATCGTGATCGGTTGGAAATGGACAGGGTTACATTAAACAATTTGTTAAGGCTGAAATATAGGAACACGTGCGCTACATAATTCTTAcgtttgtttgtattgtacAGTGactcttttcttttcgttgGCAGTAATTTTAATTGTAAAGTGGTCCCTAAAGGGTGATTATGGTGTGCTCATCTCAGCATGGCCGGTTCATTCGCGCAAACGAAGACGAAGCTGGTTTTGTAGGATTTTCATCTGCTAACGCAATTACATTACGCTGAACACGTTTCGTGTCGTACAGGAAGCAATGTATCGACAAGTTATCCGAAAcaagcatcagcatcagcggTACTGATGTTTGCTCCTGTTGCTGGTACATCCGGTGCAGCTCTCTAAAGCGAAGCATTCTTTGGGAGGATCTGCAAAACAAGAAGATAAATTACATTAATGAATCCTATAGGAATTCTATTCAAATGTTTCCATTACCTTCGTACAATGATTCGGGCAATTGGTAATGGCGGGAATGATTTCTTGAATGTTTGAGATTCTGttgcaaacaaatcaaacactGGCCGTAAATCGTTCTCCTCTGGCGGATCAACTGTtcgctcaagccaacggcctTCTTCGTTTAAACTGTGCACAATATCGAACCGATCGAACATTCGTCGGAAATGCTCGATTCTGGAGAACCCATCGGAATGGTCTTCGCTGGCGGACACGGTTTCCGGTCTGTGTTTCTTGTGGGTCGGTTCGTCAGTGCTCTCTTCACTCTTTGTCGTCGGATTGCGGATAAGCTTGCCGTACCGCTGCATTGATCTTCTGACCGTTTCGTACAGCTTGCCATCCTCCTGCTTCGGATACTTATCCTTCCGGGGATTCGGCTGGTTCAGCATTTCGTACAGATTGCTCCACACGCACCGTTCTTCGGCCGGCGGAACATCGTCCAGGTTGGTCGTACAATATTTTCGCCCACGCTCATACCGTAGAACGTAATAGCCGGAACGGACCAGAGTAGAATAAACCTGATACTCTTCGAACGTGAGTGACCCCGAATGGCCAAGCAGCAGACTGTAGCCTTGCTCGATCGAAACCACCACTCCGTTCCATTTGACCATCAATCGATTCTAAAAGCAGAAGGTTAAGAAGCAGttagagagagacagagcttGTCACGGCCACGGTGAAGATCGCTTACCATCTCCATGAGAAACAAACCCTCGTAGCACTCCACATACTTGCCGGTGGAATCTTCGTACCCGAACGATTGCCACTTGCCCTCCACCCTGGTAAGCCGTATTCGGCGGTGCTCGCCTTCCCAAACACCTTCCGAAAGACTTTCCGTCTTGTTCACCCGTTCCTGCGACAGTAAGCAGCGCAGTTGCTCTGAAACGTAgggaaatgtttctttttaatcTCCGCTTTTCGATTCTATTTACCTTTTCTTACCTTTCATGCGCTCCAAATCTGCCTTGCGCGTTTCGTCCAAATCTTCTAGCGAGACTAGCTTGTTGAACTGTGCGTTAACCTCGTAGGATTCGGTGTGATGTTTGACCATATCTTGGCCACTGTGAAATGGACGAGAAAACTTGTAATACATTGTATGCCTTGccggtttttttaattacctCAACAGTCCATGCGGTCCCTCGCTACAGCCAGCCATCCTGGACGGACACGCTTCCACGCGATAGGAAAAAAGGCCTACTGCTGCTCACCATATGATTTGCAAACACGACCacattttgaatgttttgtaaacaaatgctGACATTtaaaccgacacacacacacacacacacacacacacacacacacacacacacacacacacacacacataggcaaACCAACaagaatttgatttgatttgaaaatgGTTCAGTTTCggattttttacattttctttcgTTATTTCAACAACTCAATCGAATTCGTTTTTAGTAAACACAAGTATATAATGCGTTGTTATAAGAGAggttaaattttataaataagttTTAGTAcgaaatgtatgtgtgtgcaacaccctcaaaaacagaaaacgtTAACCTTTTGAATGGCGGCAGTACAAGCTTTGTCTGTGCTGGCGGTGCGGATGATTAGGTTGCGATATTACATGAGTACATagtacgtgtgtgtatatgaTGAGTGATGAAACATGATGTCGAACTAAATTGCCATCCCATTAGTCGTTCTTGATCTGAATCTCGGACGTTGCTTTCCACTCCTCGTTCAGGTGCACCTTGCAACCGAGATCCCTCAGAGCTGACTTTACGTCGTGCGCAATGCTGGGATGATCGGTCAGCGCCTGATTCAGCACATCCTCAATCCCTTGCGCCACGAACGTGTCGCACTGGTCGCGCGACCGCGAAACCATGTTCCGCACGGCCCACGCCCCGTTCCGCTGGATGATCTTGCTCGTGGGATGAATTTTCATCGTCTGAATGATCGTCTCCGAGATGCCCGTCTCGAACAGCGCCCTGCTGTTGGCCGGGTCGCGCAGCGCCAGCGTCGAAATGCACGCCAACGCGTGCCGCGCGAACGTTTCATTGTCCTTGTGGCGGTTCAGGGCGGACTCGAGCAGCGGCGCCGCCCCACACTGCACAATGTGCTGCTTGACCGTATCGTTGCCGGCCAGCGCTTTCAGCAGCTTGCACGCTTCGCGAATAATTTTCATCGACTCGGGAAACTCAACCATCGCGTCCAGGATGAACTTAAGCCCGCCGGCTTCCTCGACCGTTTGGCAAAGCTCGTTGCGCACCGTCAGAGAGGCGATCGTCAGCATCAGGTCGCTCAGTGTGTCCGGATCGGATTTGAACTCTGAAATTGAGCCATAAAGTGATGTCGTTAGTTTCGttacaaacagaaaacaagaAATTTGTAACACCGACTAGTAAGCAGTTGGGTGATTTCAGTCAGCGCCTCCGCAGCCAGCTGACGGGCATGTTCGTGCGCCTTGCCAAACTCCACCCGGATGTCATCGTCCAGTATCAGGTACCGGAACAGTGCGCTTGTGTTGCGAATCACTTCCGGCTCGTTGCGCCCCAGAAACGGCTTGAGCGTCGGGATGGTAAGATTTTCCTCCATTATCGTCTGCCGGTTCATTTCGTGCAGTATGCACGCCTTTTGCAGCCACTTCAACAGCTCACAGGCAATCTTCGCGTCGGGGGCGGTCTTTAAGTGCTTCAACGCGACGGCCAACGATTCGTGGCAGAACACATCGGGCTGCTTGTTGATAATCGCATTGGCGGCAGTGAGCAGCTTCAGCAAAACCTCCTCATCTAGTTTCTCCTCACTGTTTAGTCGCTTTACGATGTGTTCGTAAGCACCCAGTTTCGCTGCGAGCACTCGATGGGGAACGCTCTGCAAGTAAAGGGGGAGGGAAATGTTACCCTGGCCGAAATGATCACCTGGATTTGCTTCTTCCGCAACCCATCCATTACCTGTTTGCACTCCTCGACAATCACAGCCAAGTGCTGACAAATCTTCTGCGGATCAGCATCGTTCGTTTCGGCCAGCCGCTTCAACTCGTCCACACTTTCGTTCAGCAACGGCACGCCCGTGCTAGGGTTCACGTTCAGATCCTTTATGATGTTGCCCAGATGGATGCCTTGAGCCTCGAACTGCTTGATCGTTTCCTCTCTCGCCTCCTCGATCGACATGGAAAACTCGACAATGTTTTCCTTCACCACATCGTCGAAAGTTTCCTGCGTGATCACT encodes:
- the LOC121592104 gene encoding uncharacterized protein LOC121592104, with the translated sequence MAGCSEGPHGLLSGQDMVKHHTESYEVNAQFNKLVSLEDLDETRKADLERMKEQLRCLLSQERVNKTESLSEGVWEGEHRRIRLTRVEGKWQSFGYEDSTGKYVECYEGLFLMEMNRLMVKWNGVVVSIEQGYSLLLGHSGSLTFEEYQVYSTLVRSGYYVLRYERGRKYCTTNLDDVPPAEERCVWSNLYEMLNQPNPRKDKYPKQEDGKLYETVRRSMQRYGKLIRNPTTKSEESTDEPTHKKHRPETVSASEDHSDGFSRIEHFRRMFDRFDIVHSLNEEGRWLERTVDPPEENDLRPVFDLFATESQTFKKSFPPLPIARIIVRRSSQRMLRFRELHRMYQQQEQTSVPLMLMLVSDNLSIHCFLYDTKRVQRNVIALADENPTKPASSSFARMNRPC
- the LOC121593911 gene encoding armadillo repeat-containing protein 6 homolog, with product MAKVITQETFDDVVKENIVEFSMSIEEAREETIKQFEAQGIHLGNIIKDLNVNPSTGVPLLNESVDELKRLAETNDADPQKICQHLAVIVEECKQSVPHRVLAAKLGAYEHIVKRLNSEEKLDEEVLLKLLTAANAIINKQPDVFCHESLAVALKHLKTAPDAKIACELLKWLQKACILHEMNRQTIMEENLTIPTLKPFLGRNEPEVIRNTSALFRYLILDDDIRVEFGKAHEHARQLAAEALTEITQLLTKFKSDPDTLSDLMLTIASLTVRNELCQTVEEAGGLKFILDAMVEFPESMKIIREACKLLKALAGNDTVKQHIVQCGAAPLLESALNRHKDNETFARHALACISTLALRDPANSRALFETGISETIIQTMKIHPTSKIIQRNGAWAVRNMVSRSRDQCDTFVAQGIEDVLNQALTDHPSIAHDVKSALRDLGCKVHLNEEWKATSEIQIKND